One genomic region from Anaerolineae bacterium encodes:
- a CDS encoding M23 family metallopeptidase, with translation MLESLKVQSCSSPWIKKQDPLPIPPERWRLYRSRGLTPPPTDNPDGGHQGVDFTYWEGAYGHFVSLPVQALFAGQVAGVERGRFPYGNAVMIATRAEALSPAWQDLLGLQPREALYTLYAHLAEPPPFAIGQAVACGETLGHMGCSGNCGNPHLHLELRRGPAGETFPQGWTFQSREHSEASDQAYRWWRFEGPFALLDPWEILLQARERGLLSQP, from the coding sequence TTGCTGGAAAGTTTAAAAGTACAAAGTTGTTCATCCCCCTGGATAAAGAAACAAGACCCCCTCCCCATCCCACCGGAGCGCTGGCGGCTGTACCGCTCCCGCGGGCTCACCCCGCCCCCCACGGACAACCCCGACGGCGGCCATCAAGGCGTGGACTTCACCTACTGGGAAGGCGCGTATGGGCACTTCGTCTCCCTCCCGGTGCAGGCCCTTTTTGCGGGCCAGGTGGCAGGCGTCGAGCGCGGGCGCTTCCCTTACGGCAACGCGGTGATGATCGCGACCCGCGCCGAGGCCCTTTCCCCGGCCTGGCAAGACCTTCTGGGGCTGCAGCCGAGGGAGGCCCTGTACACGCTCTACGCCCACCTGGCCGAACCGCCCCCCTTCGCCATCGGGCAGGCCGTCGCCTGCGGCGAAACCCTGGGCCATATGGGCTGCAGCGGCAACTGCGGCAATCCCCACCTGCACCTGGAATTGCGCCGCGGCCCGGCCGGTGAAACCTTTCCCCAGGGGTGGACCTTCCAGAGCCGCGAACACTCCGAAGCCTCCGACCAAGCCTACCGCTGGTGGCGCTTCGAGGGGCCCTTCGCCCTGCTGGACCCGTGGGAAATCCTCCTCCAGGCCCGGGAGCGTGGCCTGCTCTCGCAACCCTGA